aatctataataaaaaaaactacttctAAATTATAGATTATAGATTACGACATATATTTACTCACCACTTCCATTACAaacataagtttttttttttcttcctgctGATGCTTCCTAAGCCATCGCGAGCTCCTGCCGCTTGCCGTCgatctccctcttcctctccagCAGCCGCACCTTAAGGAACCCATTTCACCACAAGGAAGGGGCGAGAGAAAGAATCATAAATTACTCTGTCTTCCTCAATCTGACCTCCGTTCTCCACCCCTTCTACGTGTTCTTCCCCCCTTTCTATCCTGCTTCGTCCGATCTCTCTATGTGAATGCTGCCAGAGTGAAGGGGTCGGTAACACTCCCCTCTCttactctctccctcttttcttCCATCCTCAACCGAGCGTAGCCGAGAAGACCGACGCGCCGCCATCGAAATCAACCACGCCCCTGCCGAATCGGACATGCCCGAGCTGCAAGGGGGCTAGGGGAAGGTCTCCCAAGGCATCCCCGAGCGATTCCCGTCGCTTTCCTTCAATCTCATTGCCAGAATCGAGAtctgccttcttcttcttcatcttcggcGGCCATCTCAGCCCCCTTCACCGTGGAGCCCCCTTCTCCCCATCATTTGACTGCACAGTGAGCTTCGCCATGTTCCACTGAACATTTCGCGTGCGATGTTGTGATGTTTGCCCGCTGCCAGCATGGTCTTCCGTGAGGGCCGAAAGCCGCTGGACTGCCATGCGCGTCCTGCTATGCCTACGAGGGAAACGAAAGGGGGcgagagaaataaaggagcccCATCTCTGTAGAGGAGGGGGAGAGCGAGGGAGATTCTAATAATTTGAtgttatttgttttaattgtaTAATTTAGATTCTAGGTTATGAGAATCGTAATATAAATTGTtagaattataataaaaaaacaaacagaccctcaATACAACAATTTGTGAAACTTGATTTAACAATTGAAAAGATCATATAACTTTCTTAGTCTATGTAGCTTTTCTGAAAGACATGACAAAGAATATCTCAAACCTAATTCAACAATTTGCCAAATATATTCAACAAATTATATGTGATTTGTTGGGATACTATATTTGATctgtttgttaagtatatttgaattgttgtgtTTACAGAAAAGTAATAACAAACTAAACATATGATGTATAGGAGGGTTAGTGagacaaattttataatttCAAACTTTAAATGCATATTTCTCTCAAATCAAGTGTCTGTTTTGAACATTGTTCATAAGTAATGCAACAAAACAAGAtgcaatataaatatattttataatttttgaaaaatgaaacTATTTGAATGTACCATTTCAACAATTCTAATATAACGTCTCAAcgaataatataaaaaatactgaAAACATTATCGCAACATGATGAAAGAGGTCACACAAATTTTTGAACCcaacttttcaaaatattgaatCCACATTTGTAGAATTAGGTTTCACAAACTGTTGATTTTGTTCTGTTGAATTGTAGAATGCATATGAAAGaccaaaaaaattaaactattATCAAAAAACAtgaaagagaaataaaatataaataaatataaagaaaatgaaaacGAAAAATACAATAAAGGCTTCACAGGCCACATAGGCTGACCAATATCAGCTGGTTGCCATTCCATTTTTTTATGCCTACTCCAAAAATCATCGAACCGGGCCACGTGGCGTTGCAGGCCGAATCCTCAGACTGTGCTTGGTCTCATCACTCCAAGTTCTCCGCTGTTCTCAACTCCCTTTCATGAACCTGCATCTAGCCTTCCACAGATGAGAGCGAGCAACCACTTGTGCCTGGCGGCGAGCCATGCTGGGGCCTAGGGGCACAAGCTGGAAGCTACTGATGGGATGACTGGTCTGCTGATGTTTACGATGTTCTTCATCATAAGTAGCTCCCGCAACCGGATGTGTTACATTTTTTCTCAGCCATGTATATTTTGCCCCATTAACTAACCAAACAGACCATTTTATATATTGCCTACTGTCTCGTTAAAAGTTTACCTTAACCATTTCAATCGATATATGTGGTTCGCAATTTTCCATTTGAATGTATGAAAATGTCGGTCAGTGTGCTTTAATTGCGGCCGTAATTGGTCAAGAAAGATGTAAATAGTGTTCATGTTGATTTCATGATTGGTGCCAAATCTATAGAATGAAGTTGAAGCAACAACTTGAATcaaaagaaagagggagaaatgTTCAAAGGGGCCCACCCATGCAAATCGCACAATTAAATGCTGGCGCAGCAGCAGGTCTATTGGGATTTGCAACACTAACCAAACCAGATGCAAAGGTTGCAACTTGCCAGGGAGAAATAAAAATTGCCATCGAGCAAGGACAGAAGAGTGTTAACGAGCATTTGGCATGAAATCCATGAGGTAAGCTGCAGTTTGCACTTTGTAATTCTATTAAGAGAAATACCATAGAGGAGATCCCTTCTGCGTTATTGGTGAGAACCTGCATTGAGCGGGACTCGAACGTGGGCGCAAAAACGGGCGTTGGCCAACTGTGCTTGGCGCAGCTTCTCGTAATTGTTTTTGTTTGGCGGGAAGCAAACTGAGTGTGCCCCTGGGAGTACTGCACCCGTGAATTCTAATTGGATGTAGTAGTCTCCAAAGAATGTAGTCCTGATAAGTAAATATAGCTGTTGCCATTTGGCCTAAAAAAACTGAGCCTAAAattatgcaaattaattaaacCAACAGAAATCCATGACACTGGAGGTTCAATACAATAAGCATGACTGGAAATAAAAATGATTGTGAGAAACGATCACGGGTTGGTCTATCATAAACCAATTCAATGCACGAACCAGCATAAATCAGTCCAGTGCAGAGCCTAGATCACGGTTGGTTCACCCTTGACTCGATCCATTGCTTATGACCGTCCCATACGCTACACTAAGGAAATACTCCCTTCTATTGTAAATATATGTCGTTTTAAATTTATACACAataattaagaaagtagataaAATGACTTTAttactctttatttattctgcatcggaaaagataactcatttatttgtgagagtaatagtatttattaaacaagaataagaagggaacaaaagagaaaaaatatataaaagtttgagaataacttatatttagagaatagttgagagtTTAAAATAACCTACATTtatatttgagcgggtcttgagtcccttTGCCACTAGACTATTATTTTGAAGGATAACCTTAtccggtgtccatcttctctagtttctttgaaagttacgagtttttatgcacaaagacaTATGAAATTGTCTTGAAtgaaacctatggttcatattctatcaATGATATTATATTGCTATGAaactagtcttcttgctttgtctatCTGATTCGTTTGCTTTCGCTTGAACGTTTTGATGTGCGTTaggtgagaaatagaaaaaaatcatctattttgaaaaaaatttgttgaaacACCTATTCAACCCCTCTAATTATCATTCTGGATTCCACAACGATCATGAATTAGTCTGTCATAAACCAATTCAATGCATGAACCAGCATAAATCAGTCCAGTGCAGAGCCTAGACCACGGTTGGTTCACCCTTGACTCGATCCATTGCTTATGACCGTCCCATATGCTACACTAAGGAAATATTAGTTGTGTCCAAATTTTATTCTCTCAAAAAAGCAGCGTAATCATGCTGGAACGATGATGTCAGCCTCCACGGCGGCCCTGATCTTCCCTATCGCATGGCAGAGCTGCTTTCCGGCATCGTCAAAGGCCTCAGTGGCAAGGTTATCGGTTGTGATGCCTGGCAACAGTGTCTGGCACGCCACGGTGACAAGAGACCCTGCAGTGGCAAAAGCGCTGGAGGTGCTCGGACTGTGGTGAGCCAGGCCGTGTCCGTCGGGGAGTACGGCGAACCCGGATGGAAGGAGGAAGCTAGAGGTGTGGTCGCCACCGTTCATGACAGCAAGCATTGCATTCTCTTCGATGGGACTGTACACCACCAGCGAGCATGACACATCGGTGCTTGCATCTTGCAGGATCAATATGTTGCTGTTTGTTCCATCAGTAACCTGCACGAAAAGCAAACGGTTCTAATGTTCGATGAAAGAAATGGAATAGTAACATTTATGCTACCTAGGTGACTGAGCCATCGAGTGCTAAAATTCTAAACTACAATACTTTTTAGTTAATGATGAGTAACGGCTAAATACGAGGAACCATAAATATGTAGAGTTATATAacactaaaaaattacaacaagTCTATGCACGCAATGGAAATACTGATTGTAGTGTATGGATATAATAGGGGCAAACATGTGAAAAACCAAGAGTGTAGACATACATTGGGGCGGAGGACAGAGACGGCATTGCCTTTGAGGTAGCCACCAGTGGAGATATAGGCTAACTCTTTCACTGTGGCACCATGCATGTGTGTATCCCACTCGCCATGGTGCCGCCAATCGCGAAGGTAGTCGAACACATGCTGTGGCAGTGTGCTGGGCAGCCACACCGTTGTAGCGGCACTCAACACCATGCCTGGAAGCTGTCCATTAGGCACATTGCTaacacaccaagtcaccatGCGCACGGCTATCTCAAACCTCTCAGAGCCAGTGCCACGCCACGCCATCCGCCGCCGTCGCGGATGGATGGCACCGAGAGAGGAAGCACCGCCCCGCGGGAGAGCTCACTGAGGACAGTCTTAAGCATTGCATTCTCAATGAGCAAGCTCCGCTTCTCCGACGATTGCTCGGCATGCGCCACCAGTCTTACACACGTGAAGCATGACCGCGCCAGCATTTCCTGCTCAAGTTTGGCGTTCTCAGCGAGCAGGGCAGCATTCTGGTAACGAATCAGCCTGTTCTCCTCCCCACATGCCTTCACCTGCACGTATTAATTAGTTGATAAAATGAATAGGTGAACTTCCCACGTGTTGTTGTGGGGCTAGTTGTTCgttcataaataaaaaatacactAAATAATACACACGAAACCGTGAAGTGATTTCTAACACCTTCCATGTCACCTGGACACAACCATATACAAACTACATCTGTTATCCATTGTTTCTACTTCGTCAAATACATTGAGTACTACACATTTGGGACATATTCAATGCATGGCAGTAACAGGCATTAgagatatattatttttaatcttTACCATGATCGAAAGCTTGCAGTAACAGGCATTTGGGATATATTCAATGTGGCTGGAGCTACGCATGCATTATACTCAAAAGGACGACCGATGTTATAAGAAGGTAACAAGTCGTATGTTGATCTACCTTCTTTTGGGAGCGCCGGTTTTGGAACCAGAACTTGACCTGCCAAGTCTCCAATCCAATCTTTGTGCCAAGTGTCTTCCGCGTCTCCTCGTCCGGGTTAGCACATTGTTGGAACAATCTGGGCAAAATTAGAAGAGACAGATAAGCTCATATATATTCTTCGAACCAAAACATGCCATTATTCATCTCTTTTTAATCTATTacacttcgagtgcttgaagtTGCTCCATGGTGTGGCGTTTTACACGCCTGGAGGATTTCTTGTCCTTGGGATGGTTGTCCTCGTCTTCTTCAGCAACATAAGCGCTAGCATTGACATTGGCTCCGAGCAGAGCATCCATATCATACTCAAGGTTGTTCCATAGCAGGTCGGTGGTGTCATCGTTTCCAAGGTCATGGCTCAGATCATGGCCATTGTTGTTGTTCATGGGCCCCTCGTTCTCCATGGTGACCTGATAACCAAAAGTGAGAGTAACATTGAGGAATTCTCAAAACATTTAATTTCGAGATGTAGGGGAGGACATTCCCTAGAACCATACAAATTTTAAGATGACATATTGCAgttaagagaaacaaaattgaaaagtACAAAAATTAACAACACTGATGATCTATATTCATGTAAGATTTCTCTTTTACGATATTTCTCATTTTTCTGAGAATCTTTTAAAACTTCTATACCTAAGAAGTACAATGATGCACCATACGAACAGCAAGCACATGATATGTTCTCGGGTAAAGAGTTGTCTGCTACCGTGGAATAAAGAGTAGCAACCAAAAGTAAATAGTGTAAAAGGCTTGTACGCTTGCCCCTCAAAGGTATATACAAGTATTTATCTAAAACAGTAGAGAAAACTATATATGTAACGTACCACATAAATGTTGTGGAgaattcttattttcttttcacatTGAGGGCATGTTCAGTAGTTCTGTGCATTCAGGTTCGGTAATTCACAATGCTTTTTCTTAGTAGCATATTATTCTACCTAGGGTGTAGAATAGCGCTATCTTGTTTGCAATGGTTTTAAATTCTAAATGATATTAGATGTATGGTAAATTTTTAATTATAGTAGtttgtttcaaaaaatattttctgggaAAATCAAACGTAGTCTGTACCCcttaatctcattgaaataatGAGAAGCAACTGTTTAGAATTTCTTTACGTATATGCATAAGAACTCTTTCTCAATGTCTTCCGCTACTTTAGAAAGAAAATTAAACCAGAAGTTCACACAATAATCCCCATGCAGAAAACAAGTTATAACTGGTCAGACCAAATAAAATTGTATTGCATAGAGAGCTCAAGTTATGGCAGCCATTGATAGATGTAGAAGACCTGATTCTGCTCGAAGAATCGCATAAATCTTATCCTTGCATGATATTGTATAATATAAGATAGGCAGTAATACAGTAAATCCCCAATCAAAACTCTGTACTCTTAATGAATGAGTTGTATCACGCTTGGATTGAAAAGATAATATCTCTCTAAAGTGCATATTCAAGCAGCAAAAGACCCCATATCGTGTACTCTCTTTAGAGACTACTAGTATTAATAAGCGCATATTCCAGCAACAAAAGATCACCTAACATATACTCTCCCTAGAAATTGAAGGGGTAGATGACTAAGTATAAGAAGGACTACAAGTGCATTTGCCTTTATAAATTGAAAAGGATAATTTATGCACTTGCATAACAATGTAAGTATTCAGGCGACCAGGGCTGCACACTAGGGCCCACGGGGAGTTGCGCTATTGGATCTGGACTACATATGATATCTTACCACTGTTGTGATTTATAAATGCTTTCATTCTCAGTTTTACCGTTATGACACATAGTTGTAGTAACTTTTTCTATGTGCGGTTCCATGTGCCACTACTGACTGAATGAAAAAAGGATTAAATGGATGCAATATGTGTGCCGAAATGCCTCGTGATTGATCACAAACTAAAGCAGTGTGTCAAAATGAAAACAACAAAACAACATGAAAATGGGAAGCGGGTGTGCACGGGCAAATCGTGTGTACTCACGTGCACGTGTGAAAAAACGCCCCCTTTACAAATACCCCAAACTGCATACTCTCCATATGCcgcaaaaaaaggaaaaaccacACACTC
This genomic window from Phragmites australis chromosome 7, lpPhrAust1.1, whole genome shotgun sequence contains:
- the LOC133925426 gene encoding homeobox-leucine zipper protein ROC6-like; this encodes MEGVRNHFTVKACGEENRLIRYQNAALLAENAKLEQEMLARSCFTCVRLVAHAEQSSEKRSLLIENAMLKTVLSELSRGAVLPLSVPSIRDGGGWRGVALALRGMVLSAATTVWLPSTLPQHVFDYLRDWRHHGEWDTHMHGATVKELAYISTGGYLKGNAVSVLRPNVTDGTNSNILILQDASTDVSCSLVVYSPIEENAMLAVMNGGDHTSSFLLPSGFAVLPDGHGLAHHSPSTSSAFATAGSLVTVACQTLLPGITTDNLATEAFDDAGKQLCHAIGKIRAAVEADIIVPA